Proteins encoded by one window of Candidatus Odinarchaeum yellowstonii:
- a CDS encoding NAD(P)/FAD-dependent oxidoreductase — protein MKYKVDVAVVGGGPAGSSTALTAAKQGLKVLLIDRKAHIGVPVQCGEAVGKTGPSLAEIDIPKEAIRNPIRGFRIYSPSNITVDYAKPQPDGYIVDRRVFDKELFIKAAEAGADTLINTDIKELVFKEGKVSGLIGVSDNGKVEVESKIVIGADGVFSIIAKLAGLRKYAKISDLDASVGYEMCNVEFDDPELMEFYMGKNVAPRGYVWIFPKGERRANVGIGIGAQDGTRTALDYMKSFMKDHPIGREKLKNAKIVEYRVGAIPLGGPNEKNILDNLMLVGDAAGQVHPITGGGIGYSLVCGSIAGKVAAEAIEAGDTSERTLSNYEKRWREKYGEEFTKMLKLRELLEKAEDKTLDQLAEILNGQNIVDLTAGRKISILFSAVKKHNKELINLLNGFRQLKLIQ, from the coding sequence TTGAAGTATAAGGTAGATGTTGCAGTTGTAGGCGGAGGGCCTGCTGGAAGCTCAACAGCTTTAACAGCGGCTAAACAAGGTTTAAAAGTTCTGTTAATCGATCGAAAAGCTCACATAGGGGTTCCGGTTCAATGCGGAGAGGCTGTAGGTAAAACAGGCCCGAGCTTAGCTGAGATAGACATACCTAAAGAAGCGATTAGAAATCCTATAAGAGGTTTCAGAATTTACAGCCCTAGCAATATTACAGTCGACTACGCTAAACCTCAACCAGACGGCTATATCGTTGATAGAAGAGTCTTCGATAAAGAACTTTTCATTAAAGCAGCTGAAGCTGGCGCGGACACTTTAATTAACACTGATATAAAAGAACTTGTTTTCAAAGAGGGTAAAGTATCAGGTTTAATAGGAGTTAGCGATAACGGTAAAGTTGAAGTTGAATCTAAGATCGTTATCGGAGCTGATGGTGTCTTCAGCATAATCGCGAAACTTGCGGGCCTGCGTAAATACGCTAAGATATCGGACTTAGATGCTAGCGTAGGGTATGAGATGTGTAACGTAGAGTTCGACGACCCTGAGTTAATGGAGTTCTACATGGGTAAAAACGTAGCCCCTAGAGGTTACGTCTGGATTTTCCCTAAAGGTGAGAGACGCGCTAACGTGGGGATAGGGATTGGAGCCCAGGATGGAACGCGAACCGCCTTAGATTACATGAAAAGTTTTATGAAAGATCATCCTATTGGAAGAGAAAAATTGAAGAACGCTAAAATAGTCGAGTACAGGGTTGGAGCGATTCCTCTCGGCGGACCGAATGAAAAAAACATATTAGATAATCTCATGCTAGTCGGGGATGCTGCAGGTCAAGTTCACCCTATCACCGGTGGTGGAATTGGTTACTCGCTGGTATGCGGTAGTATAGCTGGGAAAGTAGCAGCAGAAGCGATAGAAGCCGGGGATACGAGTGAGCGAACGCTATCAAATTATGAGAAAAGATGGCGGGAGAAATACGGGGAGGAGTTCACTAAAATGTTAAAACTTCGAGAACTACTCGAGAAAGCGGAGGATAAAACATTAGACCAACTAGCCGAGATCCTCAACGGTCAGAACATAGTTGATTTAACCGCTGGTAGAAAAATATCCATTTTATTCAGCGCGGTGAAGAAACATAATAAAGAGTTGATAAACCTTCTAAACGGTTTCAGACAGCTTAAACTAATACAGTAA
- a CDS encoding sulfonate ABC transporter, with product MAKGVCPECGAEIEIEDPVEKEIVECEECGVELEVSKVDGDEVEFELAESEGEDWGE from the coding sequence ATGGCTAAAGGTGTTTGCCCTGAATGCGGTGCTGAAATAGAAATCGAGGATCCTGTGGAAAAAGAAATCGTCGAATGCGAGGAGTGCGGTGTCGAGCTAGAAGTCTCAAAAGTAGACGGAGATGAAGTTGAATTCGAATTAGCTGAATCAGAAGGCGAAGACTGGGGCGAGTGA
- a CDS encoding RimK family alpha-L-glutamate ligase, with protein sequence MKIGLICDRVSWNEKALINAANKRSGVEIIEILSDDLILDASGNDHNLPAADIYLQRCISAIRGLYVAAVLESKNLPVVNTYEASRICADKTLTILALAKANVPTPKTYLAFTIGSGLKILTEKLNGIGVLKPNIGSWGRLIAILKDPLSAKAIMEDRLMMGALYHTFHIQEYIGREPKRDLRVYVIGDRVVAGIYRYAPPGDFRTNTAGGGKAVPLAITPEIEEISLRAAKAIGDGVFGVDLMETPNGYVVHELNHTTEYRHTVATTGIDVPGAIIDYLIEKVKR encoded by the coding sequence ATGAAAATCGGACTCATATGCGATCGAGTTAGCTGGAATGAGAAAGCGCTAATCAATGCAGCTAATAAGCGCAGCGGAGTAGAGATTATAGAAATACTCTCCGATGACCTAATACTAGACGCTTCAGGCAACGATCATAATCTACCTGCAGCAGATATATATCTGCAAAGATGCATAAGCGCGATAAGAGGTTTATATGTAGCAGCTGTTTTAGAGAGCAAAAACCTCCCAGTGGTGAACACATATGAGGCCTCTAGAATATGCGCTGATAAAACGCTCACCATTCTAGCGCTAGCTAAAGCGAATGTACCCACACCTAAAACATATTTAGCGTTCACGATAGGATCTGGTTTAAAAATATTAACTGAAAAATTAAACGGGATAGGAGTTCTGAAACCGAATATAGGAAGCTGGGGGAGACTTATCGCCATACTTAAGGATCCTTTATCCGCGAAAGCGATTATGGAAGATCGTTTAATGATGGGTGCATTATATCACACGTTTCACATTCAAGAGTATATAGGAAGGGAACCTAAAAGAGATCTAAGAGTATATGTGATAGGGGATAGAGTAGTAGCTGGAATTTACAGATATGCTCCTCCTGGAGACTTCAGAACGAACACAGCGGGAGGAGGAAAAGCCGTTCCACTAGCTATAACCCCTGAAATAGAGGAGATAAGTCTTAGAGCCGCTAAAGCGATAGGGGACGGCGTATTCGGCGTGGATTTAATGGAGACACCTAACGGTTATGTAGTCCATGAGTTAAATCATACAACCGAGTATAGGCATACCGTTGCAACCACGGGAATAGACGTCCCGGGGGCGATAATAGATTATTTAATTGAAAAGGTGAAGAGATAA